A section of the Carassius carassius chromosome 17, fCarCar2.1, whole genome shotgun sequence genome encodes:
- the ip6k2a gene encoding inositol hexakisphosphate kinase 2a isoform X2, with translation MSPAIEGMQTEPQGYLGKGVLLEPFVHQVGGHSCVLRFGEQTICKPLIPREHQFYKSLPAAMRKFTPQYRGVVSVSFEEDEEGNLCLIAYPLHSELGDLENVDPSADLEPNNKIKWVSKMLLDNEGYSKDRSRHARKDKDKSVKREEELEWLTQAEVFYYSLERSNAAGPQLKHNPWSLKCHQQHLQRMKENAKHRNQYKFILLENLTWRYTVPCVLDLKMGTRQHGDDASEEKKAVQIRKCQQSTSASIGVRLCGMQVYHSDTGQLMFMNKYHGRKLTLSGFKEAIFQFFHDGRCLRRELLSPVLRRLRDMQAALEACESYRFYSSSLLIIYDGDPPRSRHSAEDGDEEEEEEEEEEEEEEGGAFGFPHGAGAASSSSNSGACGGTSSSAVLRRMARPDSGPVVDVRMIDFAHTTCRHYDEDSVVHEGQDSGYIFGLENLITIISELEDHSTD, from the exons ATGAGCCCAGCCATCGAGGGGATGCAGACAGAGCCGCAGGGGTATTTGGGCAAAGGGGTGCTCCTTGAGCCCTTTGTGCACCAGGTGGGGGGACACTCGTGTGTGCTCCGCTTCGGGGAGCAGACAATATGCAAGCCCCTCATCCCCCGGGAGCACCAGTTTTACAAGAGCCTCCCTGCGGCTATGCGGAAGTTTACACCGCAATATAGAG GTGTGGTTTCGGTGAGttttgaggaggatgaggaaggaAATTTGTGTCTTATTGCATACCCTCTGCACAGTGAGCTTGGGGACTTGGAGAACGTGGACCCCTCGGCAGACCTGGAacccaataacaaaataaaatgggTCAGTAAGATGCTTCTGGACAATGAGGGCTACAGCAAGGACCGGTCCAGACACGCTCGGAAGGACAAAGACAAGAG TGTCAAACGCGAGGAGGAGCTGGAGTGGCTTACACAGGCCGAGGTGTTCTACTACAGCCTGGAGAGGAGCAATGCTGCCGGCCCTCAGCTCAAGCACAACCCCTGGAGCCTCAAGTGCCACCAGCAACACCTGCAGAGGATGAAGGAGAACGCAAAACACCGCAACCAGTACA AATTCATCCTGTTGGAGAACCTGACATGGCGCTACACAGTTCCATGCGTGCTTGATCTGAAGATGGGCACGAGGCAGCACGGGGACGACGCCTCTGAGGAGAAGAAGGCCGTCCAGATCCGCAAGTGTCAGCAGAGTACCTCCGCCAGCATCGGAGTGCGCCTCTGCGGGATGCAG GTCTACCATTCAGACACAGGGCAGCTCATGTTCATGAACAAGTACCACGGCCGCAAGCTGACTCTGTCTGGCTTCAAAGAGGCCATCTTTCAGTTCTTCCACGATGGGAGGTGCCTAAGACGCGAGCTCCTGTCGCCGGTGCTGCGGAGGCTGCGAGACATGCAGGCGGCACTGGAGGCCTGCGAAAGCTACCGCTTTTACTCCAGCTCACTCTTGATAATATACGATGGAGACCCTCCGCGATCACGCCACTCCGCAGAGGATGGG gatgaggaagaagaggaggaggaggaggaggaagaagaagaggagggtgGTGCTTTTGGATTCCCTCACGGCGCAGGTGCAGCCAGCAGCAGTAGCAACAGCGGTGCTTGTGGCGGCACCAGCAGCTCTGCTGTGCTGCGACGCATGGCCAGGCCAGACAGCGGCCCGGTGGTGGATGTTCGCATGATTGACTTTGCTCACACCACGTGTCGACACTACGACGAGGACAGTGTAGTCCACGAGGGCCAGGACAGCGGTTACATTTTCGGATTGGAGAACCTCATCACCATCATTTCAGAACTAGAGGACCACAGCACAGATTAA
- the ip6k2a gene encoding inositol hexakisphosphate kinase 2a isoform X1 codes for MSPAIEGMQTEPQGYLGKGVLLEPFVHQVGGHSCVLRFGEQTICKPLIPREHQFYKSLPAAMRKFTPQYRGVVSVSFEEDEEGNLCLIAYPLHSELGDLENVDPSADLEPNNKIKWVSKMLLDNEGYSKDRSRHARKDKDKSVKREEELEWLTQAEVFYYSLERSNAAGPQLKHNPWSLKCHQQHLQRMKENAKHRNQYKFILLENLTWRYTVPCVLDLKMGTRQHGDDASEEKKAVQIRKCQQSTSASIGVRLCGMQVYHSDTGQLMFMNKYHGRKLTLSGFKEAIFQFFHDGRCLRRELLSPVLRRLRDMQAALEACESYRFYSSSLLIIYDGDPPRSRHSAEDGLSEEEDEEDDDEEEEEEEEEEEEEEGGAFGFPHGAGAASSSSNSGACGGTSSSAVLRRMARPDSGPVVDVRMIDFAHTTCRHYDEDSVVHEGQDSGYIFGLENLITIISELEDHSTD; via the exons ATGAGCCCAGCCATCGAGGGGATGCAGACAGAGCCGCAGGGGTATTTGGGCAAAGGGGTGCTCCTTGAGCCCTTTGTGCACCAGGTGGGGGGACACTCGTGTGTGCTCCGCTTCGGGGAGCAGACAATATGCAAGCCCCTCATCCCCCGGGAGCACCAGTTTTACAAGAGCCTCCCTGCGGCTATGCGGAAGTTTACACCGCAATATAGAG GTGTGGTTTCGGTGAGttttgaggaggatgaggaaggaAATTTGTGTCTTATTGCATACCCTCTGCACAGTGAGCTTGGGGACTTGGAGAACGTGGACCCCTCGGCAGACCTGGAacccaataacaaaataaaatgggTCAGTAAGATGCTTCTGGACAATGAGGGCTACAGCAAGGACCGGTCCAGACACGCTCGGAAGGACAAAGACAAGAG TGTCAAACGCGAGGAGGAGCTGGAGTGGCTTACACAGGCCGAGGTGTTCTACTACAGCCTGGAGAGGAGCAATGCTGCCGGCCCTCAGCTCAAGCACAACCCCTGGAGCCTCAAGTGCCACCAGCAACACCTGCAGAGGATGAAGGAGAACGCAAAACACCGCAACCAGTACA AATTCATCCTGTTGGAGAACCTGACATGGCGCTACACAGTTCCATGCGTGCTTGATCTGAAGATGGGCACGAGGCAGCACGGGGACGACGCCTCTGAGGAGAAGAAGGCCGTCCAGATCCGCAAGTGTCAGCAGAGTACCTCCGCCAGCATCGGAGTGCGCCTCTGCGGGATGCAG GTCTACCATTCAGACACAGGGCAGCTCATGTTCATGAACAAGTACCACGGCCGCAAGCTGACTCTGTCTGGCTTCAAAGAGGCCATCTTTCAGTTCTTCCACGATGGGAGGTGCCTAAGACGCGAGCTCCTGTCGCCGGTGCTGCGGAGGCTGCGAGACATGCAGGCGGCACTGGAGGCCTGCGAAAGCTACCGCTTTTACTCCAGCTCACTCTTGATAATATACGATGGAGACCCTCCGCGATCACGCCACTCCGCAGAGGATGGGCTTTCGGAAGAGGAGGACGaggaagatgacgatgaggaagaagaggaggaggaggaggaggaagaagaagaggagggtgGTGCTTTTGGATTCCCTCACGGCGCAGGTGCAGCCAGCAGCAGTAGCAACAGCGGTGCTTGTGGCGGCACCAGCAGCTCTGCTGTGCTGCGACGCATGGCCAGGCCAGACAGCGGCCCGGTGGTGGATGTTCGCATGATTGACTTTGCTCACACCACGTGTCGACACTACGACGAGGACAGTGTAGTCCACGAGGGCCAGGACAGCGGTTACATTTTCGGATTGGAGAACCTCATCACCATCATTTCAGAACTAGAGGACCACAGCACAGATTAA